In Cycloclasticus sp., a single genomic region encodes these proteins:
- a CDS encoding endonuclease/exonuclease/phosphatase family protein: MTAIAVIFIFFICLLFAILATGFYPKNEQAESIVKVADAPLLSKGKDIKVLSYNVQFMAGKDYVFWFDVPEVNGPDSRPSTSAIVKTLHDVANIIIDENPDFILLQEVDDGAKRTGKQDQLQALLDLLPTHYSYHTSAFYWKSGFVPHPKILGRAGMKLSTISKHPIALAKRHQLALTPGNIIAKHLGIKRAVLEAHIPYDEGGELILFNTHLEAFSKQSDTLQKQVDHIVSLLTQYTDRGIPWIIGGDFNLLPPNQYRTLPARQRTHYRAASEIFGLTNQFPCIPSMKDIGTNPSDWYSFYSNDPEVAIPDRTLDYLFYSPLLTCHCKNIRQHDTLSISDHFPLIASFNL, encoded by the coding sequence TTATTTTTTTTATATGCCTTCTTTTTGCCATACTCGCGACCGGCTTTTACCCAAAAAATGAACAAGCAGAAAGCATTGTAAAAGTCGCCGACGCTCCCTTACTCAGTAAGGGGAAAGACATTAAAGTTCTTTCCTATAACGTTCAATTTATGGCGGGAAAAGACTACGTTTTTTGGTTTGACGTTCCAGAAGTTAATGGCCCAGATAGCAGACCGTCTACCAGCGCCATTGTAAAAACGCTGCATGATGTCGCCAATATCATTATTGACGAAAACCCTGACTTCATCCTTTTACAAGAAGTGGATGATGGGGCGAAACGTACCGGCAAGCAGGATCAGCTGCAAGCCTTACTCGACTTGCTACCGACTCACTACTCTTACCACACCTCTGCTTTTTATTGGAAATCTGGCTTTGTACCCCACCCCAAAATATTAGGCCGCGCGGGGATGAAGCTCAGCACAATATCAAAACACCCTATAGCGCTCGCTAAGCGGCACCAACTCGCGTTAACACCGGGCAATATAATTGCCAAGCATTTAGGCATTAAACGAGCCGTACTTGAAGCACACATTCCATATGATGAAGGAGGTGAACTAATACTCTTCAACACACACCTCGAAGCATTCTCCAAACAATCTGATACGCTACAAAAACAAGTCGACCATATTGTTTCATTACTAACGCAGTATACTGACCGCGGCATTCCGTGGATCATTGGCGGTGATTTCAACCTACTACCGCCCAATCAATACAGGACGCTTCCCGCAAGGCAACGCACCCACTATCGAGCTGCGTCCGAAATTTTCGGCTTAACCAATCAATTCCCTTGCATCCCCTCGATGAAGGACATCGGCACCAATCCATCTGATTGGTACAGTTTTTATTCAAACGACCCCGAGGTTGCAATACCCGATAGAACATTAGATTATTTATTTTATTCACCCTTGCTGACGTGCCATTGCAAAAATATTCGTCAACACGACACGCTCAGTATTTCCGATCACTTCCCGCTTATTGCAAGCTTTAATTTATAG
- a CDS encoding antibiotic biosynthesis monooxygenase, whose protein sequence is MAVDVILDLKVSAENREELLGVFTAILPDTRAYKGCIEITVTTNEDDPHNIVLLEKWEQRSDHESYMAWRTERGDIEKLASLLSAPPAVSYLTAVSI, encoded by the coding sequence ATGGCTGTAGACGTTATTTTAGATCTAAAAGTAAGTGCTGAGAATCGAGAAGAATTATTGGGCGTTTTCACTGCGATCCTACCGGACACCCGTGCATACAAAGGCTGCATAGAGATCACTGTTACGACTAATGAAGATGATCCACACAACATTGTTTTACTCGAAAAGTGGGAACAACGTAGTGATCACGAAAGTTATATGGCATGGCGTACAGAGCGTGGTGACATTGAGAAGCTTGCCAGCCTATTATCAGCGCCACCCGCTGTTAGCTACCTAACCGCTGTTTCAATTTAA